The Rattus rattus isolate New Zealand chromosome 16, Rrattus_CSIRO_v1, whole genome shotgun sequence genomic interval ACGGAAGACAGCAGGCCATGAGCAGACTCACTATTTATTCAATCATAACCTCTGGGCTGGGGTGACCCCCAGGGGCAGAGAGAAAGCCCCTTGTCCCCATCCTCCAAACTCCCAGTGTCTGTCCCCTCCACCTTCTCTCACAGACGTGCTtgctctccatctctccttctacccctccctatctccctccctttgcccctttctggtttccctgtgtccccccagcctctgcctctctcctgcctcagcctggccCAGCCACTCTACCCTCAGTGGAAGCCCCGGTTCACCTAGGCTTCCTTAAGTCTTTGACCCAGGATGGCTTTGTGGGCATTGTGACTGCAGCCAAACCGGttgctgtctctgtgtctgtctgtctctctttgatcTCAGGGGGTCCTTTTGGAGTTTATTGTATTTTACTGTACttggtgggggtgtgtgtttgggggggttgTCCTCATGGGTGTGTCGGTACCTTCAGAAACTTTACCAAAGTAATGTTTAGCTGCTTGTGGTGGGCCCCCTCTCCTCCACTGCCTCAGGCACTGGGGGTTGGACTGCTtgcttctccttttcatttctggccTAGGAGAGGCCAGGCTCCTTTGGGGGACCCTCCCATGGGACTGGGAACTGCTTACAGTTCGGGGTTAAGTAGAAGAGCTCAGGTGGCACAGAGGGAGACCGGGGGCCTCAGCCACACAGGTGGCCTTCAGGGAAGGTGTGTGAGGGATGCGATGGAGAGTAGCAGGTAGTAGGGAGGGAACTGACAGGAGTCAGTGACAGGAGTAATGCCAAGGGCAGGAGAGGTTCTGAGAAGTCAGGGATTAAGAGTGAAGGGAGTAGATGTGGAGGTCTGAGCATGTGTATCAGGGACAAGACGGACAGGCTTGAGTGCAGGGGAGGCCAGGGTATTGGTATGTAAAGTGACTTACCCCGACATGCCCCTGAGCATCCCTTAGCTCACCTAGAGCTGGCCAGCTGCAACCCAACTTGTAGCCTGGACTAGACCAGGCGTCTGTCCCATCCACTGTCCTGCAGTGGCCAGGACAGAGTGGGGTCTGTCTCCTTTTTGTTGGTGATGCATGCAATTCAAGTGGACAAGAGAACAATATAACAAAACAATTTACAACCACAAAAGCCAGCACCAAAGTTGCGAAACCTTGCTGGATGTAGCTGACGCAGCTGTAGGCTTAGGTGACACTGTGGCTCTTCTCTTAGCCATTCAGTTGACTCATCTTCATCCTACTCACACAATGCCGCATGTTTCAATTGTAATAGCAGTCATCTTCTCTGCGGGCAGGGCGCCCTCTCTCCTTATCTATCTCCCGTGTTGGGGAGATGGAGTGAAGTAGGGATAGAATAGCAAGCCCAGCCCACCCTTACCATTCTGAGGCTAGCCGAGTCTCGTCGGTAGCCTTTGTGTGTACTTAGGTCACATGGCTGGTCCCAGGGCCAGCACAGGCCCAAGACTGGGcctcatggttttatttttatttaactttattttctatgtgtgtgtgtcttgtgtctgtttgtctgtctgtctgtctgtctgtctcgtcTTGTCTTTGTCTACTGCCCTCTAGTGTTAAGTGGGAGCCTGGAGGAGTCTCCCACTTCCCTACCTTTTCCCAAGTCCTTCCCTCTGTCACCAGCCATCCCTCTGGCCCAGGCAGAGTGGGTCTTGGGCAGGTAGGGACCTGGAGTGGCCTGATCCCACCCTCTGACCTCCTCCTCAGGCCACCAGTGTTGCCCTCttccctttttaaaacaaaataccctTGTTTGTAAATCCTTAGACGCTTGAGAATAaaacccttcccttttcttcgGAGTCTGGTGTCCTAACCTGGTAAACTGTGTAGAGATGTGGGAAAGGCCTGGGAGGAGGGCTTTCATTGTGTCGTTAAGGACTGCATTCATGGGAAACAAGCAGGGAGCTGGGTGGGAGGTATTTGGTGTGATTGAAGGTGTCAGGCAGCTTTGTGAGGGGCTGGGTCCCCTTTTCCTAGAAATTGCAGTACATCAGGAAAGTCATTATCCATGCAGGCAGGCCTTGAGCATGGCTCAGATGTCAGCCCCTCCATCCTCCGCCCCCGCTCCCTGCTTCCCAGGGTAGCAGGCTCACCAAGGCCAGGGCTACCTACCCACACCTAGAGGGCTGGGTACAGCCCAACCAGGTGCCGGCTGCTGGCCTGGATCACTCCAACCTGGACAGGCCACCATGGTGGGCACTACACTCCTGCTCCTGGCCCtgctccctgggacctccagtaaGCACAGTGCGCCACTTGGTATGTAGAGGCTGGCACGGGGTGGGGGCATTGTGTCCCACTTCCCTATTGTCCCTTCTCAACTTGGCttcacacctgtgtgtgtgtgtgtgtgtgtggtgcataacTGGGGTGCCAtgcctttttcttctcccagacTAGCCCCTCTGCCAGTTTCCTCAAAGTTCTCAACCAAGTGATGGTGTGGGATGTGGGAGGGTCAAGTGTGCAAATCATTTGTGACAAACCCCCAGCTATAACTGCTACTTGAAAACAGTCATTTGCCTGTAtaggctgtgtgtttgtgtgtatggtgtgtgtgtgtgtgtgtgtgtgtgtgtgtgtgtgtgtgtgtgtgtgtgatatgtgtgcacacatgtgtgtgtatggtgtgtgtgatgtgtttatggtgtatgtggtgtgtgtgtgtgtgtgtgtgtgtgtgtgtgtgtgtgtgtgtgtgtgtgtaagtgcaagCCTGGGTAAACACAAAAAGATGAGAACCTCTTTTCTTGGTGCTCTCCTCTGTTTGGGGACTTGGATATCTGTTGAACAGAAATCTCCAGTCCAGTTGCCTGTCTGTCCTgagcctctggacagagggatggaTCGGCGTGGGCACCCTCATGACTGCAGCAGATGCCAGCACCTACCTCTCTTTAGTGGCCAGTAGCTGGTACTAGATCTCTTAGACTCTAAGACTTAGCAACCTGGGCAAGGAAGAGAACCCCGACTTCATCTCCTCTGCTGAGCACACCAACCCCGTGCATCCCCACATCCCCTTGCCTACTCTGCAAAAGGCAAAAAAGGtcagaaaatgaaagcacaacttTGTGCTGGCTTCAGCTCCTAGGCTGTGATACCACTAAAGTGGTACATGGTAATAACTTAGCGATAATAACTTAGCGAGAGTTTGGCATGCAGCTAAGCATGGGTAAAGTGACTATCTGTAACGCATCTTTTCCAAGCGAAGACAAGGGCTCCCTAGAGGGAATTGTGCCCTTGCTCTGCTCTGTTTCAGCACCTCCGTTCCCTGGGGCACCTGGGCCCTGGCTGCGCAGACCCCTTTTCAGTCTGGAGCTATCAGATGCTGAGGATGCGTTCCCGCGCCGCGCAGGGCCACTGGAGGTGCCGGCGGACAGCCATGTGTTTGTGCAGGTGCGGGCGCCTTAAACAACGAGGGtgggcaggaagagggagagatggggactGGTCGACCTTGATGGCTTGATCCCTCAGGCGGCCCTGGCCCGTCCTTCGCCAAGATGGGGCCTAGCCCTGCACCGCTGCTCAGTAACGCCTTCTTCACGCCCGGCCCTGGGACCTGCCCTGGTGCTTCTCCGTGGGGGTTGCCCCGCCGACGACTCTGTCAGCTTCTCACCACCTCCACGCCCGGATGCTGCTAGCGTCGCACGCTTCAGCTTCCGCCTGCGCCCGGTATTCAATGCCTCAGTACAGTTCTTGCACTGCCAGATAAGCCGTTGCCGCCGTCGCCGCAGTCACCACCGCCGAGCTGTCCGCCAGACACCAGTGCCTTTGACCCCACCAGCACCGTTGCGGGTTCGCTAGTAGAAACAGCAGTCTCGGAACCTGCGGAATATTCTCTAGCTAGGCAAAAGCGTTTCTGGCAGCAGAGGGACCTTAGGAGGCAAAGTGCTTTATGGTCTGGGTCCCTCTCTCTCAAGATGGGTACTACATGTAGAGATATCCCTCATAGGGCCCTGCAGAAGAACTCCCAGTAGCCTGGAAATGTACAGCCTTCTGCTCTAGGACCCTTGGGTGGGATCTGGAGTTCTTTTAGGGCTGGAGGGCTAGATTCAAGAAAACACATTTGATGTGCAGACCTCACTTGAGACCTAGAGGCTGAAACAATTTTTATGTTTTGGGGTTCTGCCCAGGGAGGAGTCTTGTGGTAACCACCTAGCTCTAGTGGAAAGCTGGAAGTTTCAGCCCATTTTAGGAGCTCTGGAAGACCAGACCCAGAATCACCAAGTCACTGAATTCTGGTTTCTTCTCTTGCACCTCAGTGTCTGCCTCAGGATGAGGCATGTGCCGGCAGCAGCTTGAGCCTTGGTACTGACAGCCCCCACCTGCACATGTTGACACAGCCCATCGTGGTTACAGTACCTCGTCCGCCCCCTAGTAAGCTCTCAAGCGGCTCTGGAACTGGGATGGGGAGGACAGCTTGCTCCAAAGCCTAGTCTCAGCCTTGCACGTATCTCCATAGGGCCATCCAAGGGTCTCCCAGGCAGAGCGGTACGCCCAGAGCCGCCTGCTCCAGCTGCTGCAGCACTGGAGCCTGCACCAGTGGTGGCTTTGGTGTTGGCGGCATTCGTGCTGGGTGCTGCGCTGGCCGCTGGGCTTGGTCTCGTCTGCGCACACTCAGGTACCGACTTCTGTTCTGCCAGAACCCCACACCTATTTCCACAGGTCCAGTccagtctagtctagtctagctGTCCCACCCCCACGCGCACACATCCCTGAACCTGCCTCCCAGATCTGGCCCTTAGGGTTGCTACACCTGCAGCAGCTCCCACTAGGGGGCGCACTTAACCTGGCGCAGGGCACAGGGAACTCCTGTTCTAGCTGGAGTCTTCTTTCAGCACCCCCACCTCCAGGCCAGCCTCGTAGAGCTTCGCTCAGCGGCCCCCAGCTCCAGAGGCCCCAGTAGTCAGGTAAGTACTGGGTGTGAAGATCCGAAGCAAGAGCTAGAAGAGGGACATGGTGGTTTGGATCGTTCATAGGGTTTATTTGTGGGACTCCGAGTACTTTGTACATCCATTCTTTTGAACAACATTCAGATGGatacttttaaaatgtccattagagataaggaaaatatttttagaggtTAAGTAACTTGTCAAGGTGAAGCTGGAAATTGGATTTGGGAGGTGGGGTCACCAGCAGTGAGGAAAGGGGTCCTTAAGACTTAAACAGATAAGTAAGAGGGATGTACACAGCTCCTAGACTCACACACACCAGTATGTAGATTGGTGGAGGAAGTCAAAGCTTATCGGGAAAATGTGACCTGAATAGTGATTTCCCATTCTGAGTCTCTCTCACCCCCTCTCTAGAGATGGCATGCCCCAGTGAGGTTCTGAGATTCATCCAGCCATGATTCCCTTTGGAAGGAATCCTGCAcgtctcccctgcctccctccctcccttcctgtcctcACTCCCCTGTTCAAAATAAATTGGTGACCTGCTAACTTCTAGTGGAGTCAGTGTGCTCCCAAacatggggaggggtggggatgcagggagggggagggggtgcagaCATGGGGAGGTGTGAGACTCCAACCCCCATGAACACCGCCTATAGGCGAGGAGAAGCATGGGCCA includes:
- the Tgfbr3l gene encoding transforming growth factor-beta receptor type 3-like protein, translated to MQLSMGKVTICNASFPSEDKGSLEGIVPLLCSVSAPPFPGAPGPWLRRPLFSLELSDAEDAFPRRAGPLEVPADSHVFVQAALARPSPRWGLALHRCSVTPSSRPALGPALVLLRGGCPADDSVSFSPPPRPDAASVARFSFRLRPVFNASVQFLHCQISRCRRRRSHHRRAVRQTPVPLTPPAPLRCLPQDEACAGSSLSLGTDSPHLHMLTQPIVVTVPRPPPRPSKGLPGRAVRPEPPAPAAAALEPAPVVALVLAAFVLGAALAAGLGLVCAHSAPPPPGQPRRASLSGPQLQRPQ